A genomic segment from Longimicrobium sp. encodes:
- a CDS encoding DUF433 domain-containing protein, which translates to MDKDARPLTLPDGSVVHSDPDVHSGDPVFVGTRVPVQSLVEYLEGGYTLEEFLDHFPSVRREQAVALLKLSTSTFHIAEHSMEPQDNLKVNLQKAINTHEDAMAAVADVLAHSPDPVYSEMLTTLKRNVEMLRAQAAKTPPDA; encoded by the coding sequence ATGGACAAGGATGCCCGCCCACTGACACTGCCGGACGGCAGCGTCGTTCACAGCGATCCCGACGTTCACAGCGGAGATCCCGTGTTCGTCGGGACGCGCGTGCCAGTGCAAAGCCTTGTTGAGTACCTTGAAGGCGGCTACACGCTCGAAGAGTTCCTCGATCACTTTCCCAGCGTCCGGCGAGAGCAGGCGGTCGCGCTGCTGAAGCTATCCACTTCCACATTCCACATCGCGGAGCATTCGATGGAGCCACAGGACAACCTCAAGGTGAACCTGCAGAAGGCGATCAACACGCATGAGGACGCGATGGCGGCGGTGGCGGACGTGCTCGCCCACTCCCCGGACCCGGTGTACTCGGAGATGCTGACGACGCTCAAGCGCAACGTGGAGATGCTGCGCGCGCAGGCCGCGAAGACCCCGCCGGACGCATGA
- a CDS encoding GNAT family N-acetyltransferase — MANLEIRDEPVTTLGEYATVPIAFEVRSVFEVVEAGGGFEMTERPVEAPYVKDHDAIPGEGPAGWAKHFDLSKWVLFAAWRDGRRVGGAAVAFDTPGVDMLEGRRDLAVLWDIRVAPDVRAQGVGTALFRAAEAWARARGCAELKVETQNIDVPACRFYAKQGCVLAEANRGVYPSLPHEVQLIWRKRLR; from the coding sequence ATGGCGAACCTGGAAATCCGCGACGAGCCGGTCACGACACTCGGCGAGTACGCGACGGTGCCGATCGCGTTCGAGGTTCGTTCGGTGTTCGAGGTGGTGGAGGCGGGCGGGGGGTTCGAGATGACGGAGAGGCCGGTCGAGGCGCCGTACGTCAAGGATCACGACGCGATTCCCGGGGAGGGGCCGGCCGGGTGGGCGAAGCACTTCGACCTGTCGAAGTGGGTGCTGTTCGCGGCGTGGCGCGACGGGCGGCGGGTGGGCGGGGCGGCGGTCGCGTTCGACACTCCCGGCGTGGACATGCTGGAGGGACGGCGCGACCTGGCCGTGCTCTGGGACATCCGCGTCGCGCCCGACGTGCGCGCGCAGGGCGTGGGCACCGCGCTCTTTCGCGCGGCCGAGGCGTGGGCGCGAGCGAGAGGGTGCGCGGAGCTCAAGGTGGAGACGCAGAACATCGACGTCCCCGCCTGCCGGTTTTACGCGAAGCAGGGGTGCGTGCTCGCGGAGGCCAACCGCGGCGTGTACCCGTCGCTGCCACACGAGGTGCAGCTCATCTGGCGCAAGCGACTGCGCTGA
- a CDS encoding RluA family pseudouridine synthase: MDQEPLVLHRTDSLWVVSKPAGMLVHPVTPEGGGTLAEWIAECEPGPVHLVGRLDRDTSGLVLVARRPEVHRYFARHPPERRYLALVRGHPPDAGIVDAPIGRDRDDPPLRAVRPEGQPARTRFRTLHRLRDAALVELVLDTGRTHQIRVHMMHLGHPVLGDRWYGRAGLELIGRQALHAARLAFTDPDTGAPITVECPLPPDMAVLLESLA; the protein is encoded by the coding sequence ATGGATCAGGAACCGCTCGTTCTGCACCGCACCGATTCCCTCTGGGTCGTCTCCAAGCCCGCTGGAATGCTGGTGCACCCCGTCACGCCCGAGGGCGGCGGGACGCTGGCGGAGTGGATCGCGGAGTGCGAGCCCGGGCCGGTTCACCTCGTCGGCCGCCTGGATCGCGACACCTCGGGGCTCGTGCTGGTCGCGCGCAGGCCGGAGGTGCACCGGTACTTCGCACGGCACCCGCCCGAGCGCCGCTATCTCGCGCTCGTCCGCGGCCATCCCCCGGACGCGGGCATCGTCGACGCGCCCATCGGACGCGATCGTGACGACCCACCGCTGCGCGCCGTGCGGCCGGAGGGTCAGCCTGCGCGCACCCGCTTCCGCACCCTGCACCGGCTGCGGGACGCCGCGCTGGTCGAGCTGGTGCTCGATACCGGGCGCACCCACCAGATCCGCGTGCACATGATGCACCTCGGCCACCCCGTCCTCGGCGACCGCTGGTATGGACGCGCCGGCCTGGAGCTGATCGGCCGCCAAGCGCTGCACGCCGCGCGGCTCGCCTTCACCGATCCGGACACCGGCGCGCCCATCACCGTCGAGTGTCCGCTCCCGCCCGACATGGCCGTGCTCCTCGAATCTCTCGCCTGA
- a CDS encoding HNH endonuclease, whose translation MPTPTLPPPSPRRGCLALNASFEPLAVIPAARAVRLVLERRAELVEADPARPLRSAGTELPFPAVIRLARYVHVPRKLRRGVSNLLLLARDGYRCSYCGRHRSELRSREFLTRDHIVPQQWFKEHGGDPNTWTNVATACSTCNGRKGNQSLAQFTRATGLRLRITPAEPHFVHLEWAVRALTPLQRKYVTEFFGAAAADALG comes from the coding sequence ATGCCCACCCCCACCCTCCCCCCGCCCTCCCCCCGCCGCGGATGCCTTGCGCTGAACGCGTCGTTCGAGCCGCTGGCGGTGATCCCGGCGGCGCGGGCGGTGCGGCTGGTGCTGGAGAGGCGCGCCGAGCTCGTGGAGGCCGACCCCGCGCGCCCGCTGCGCTCCGCCGGAACCGAGCTCCCGTTCCCGGCCGTGATCCGCCTCGCGCGGTACGTGCACGTGCCGCGGAAGCTGCGCCGCGGCGTGTCGAACCTCCTGCTCCTGGCGCGCGACGGCTACCGGTGCAGCTACTGCGGACGGCACCGGTCCGAGCTGCGCAGCCGCGAGTTCCTGACGCGCGACCACATCGTTCCGCAGCAGTGGTTCAAGGAGCACGGGGGCGATCCGAACACGTGGACCAACGTCGCCACCGCGTGCAGCACGTGCAACGGGCGCAAGGGAAACCAGTCGCTGGCGCAGTTCACCCGCGCGACCGGGCTCCGGCTGCGGATCACGCCCGCCGAGCCGCACTTCGTCCACCTGGAGTGGGCGGTGCGCGCGCTCACCCCGCTGCAGCGCAAGTACGTCACCGAGTTCTTTGGCGCAGCCGCGGCCGATGCGCTCGGGTGA
- a CDS encoding C1 family peptidase, with product MPISLAEQRIVRDTIREVHRSRVRLSDSAQSELHRSVRASLRERPVPAAEATVTWARVSAIAGAILGTVRAGAASHRRQVLRRASFRRAVETVLPVEVRKRAVVPPRRIRAEVPVSVRFTDLVKTRVERTEHRTLQAAGVGSYEEMYALTLQFPSIAKNPEISLPRMSNVAASTISAAARAGIASNAAAPATFSLGSAPPEDAFTGDGYRQEELPTASESLVSSSHTVECALATPVRDQGQRGTCVAHAVVACSEEHFRHDDLSEQHLYWGAKIRGGDPHPSDEGTLLRCARNALQREGVCDEGKWPYNPVPLPGNESQEIAGVHPSAAAAADGRGRLHSAAVYQDVAARSAGKARLLLAEVERGAVAVSLPVFFDPLTQVSNWGWSQALRYGHVLDPTQFSVVGGGHAVCVCGFMPSEAAPGGGWFVFKNSWSTLRWSDQKESAPEGHPRVPAGYGYLSASYVDKFLWELLRL from the coding sequence ATGCCGATATCCCTTGCAGAGCAGAGGATCGTTCGGGACACCATCCGGGAAGTACACAGATCCAGGGTACGCCTCTCCGACAGCGCCCAATCCGAGCTGCATCGGAGTGTCCGCGCGTCGCTTCGGGAACGGCCCGTTCCGGCCGCGGAGGCTACAGTCACCTGGGCGCGCGTCAGCGCGATCGCGGGAGCGATCCTGGGGACCGTTCGGGCCGGGGCCGCATCCCACAGACGACAGGTGCTGAGGAGGGCATCCTTCCGGCGAGCGGTCGAGACGGTGCTGCCGGTTGAAGTGAGGAAGCGAGCCGTGGTTCCGCCGCGACGCATTCGCGCCGAAGTACCGGTGTCCGTTCGCTTCACCGACCTGGTGAAGACCCGGGTCGAGCGTACCGAGCATCGCACGTTGCAGGCGGCGGGCGTCGGTAGCTACGAAGAGATGTATGCGCTGACGCTACAATTCCCCTCGATCGCCAAGAACCCGGAGATAAGCCTCCCCAGGATGAGCAACGTGGCGGCGAGCACGATCTCTGCCGCAGCCCGGGCCGGGATCGCCTCCAATGCCGCGGCGCCCGCTACGTTCTCCCTGGGATCGGCGCCTCCTGAGGACGCGTTCACGGGAGACGGGTACCGCCAGGAGGAGCTCCCGACGGCGTCTGAATCCCTGGTGTCCTCATCTCATACAGTCGAGTGCGCCCTGGCGACCCCGGTTCGCGACCAGGGGCAGCGCGGCACGTGCGTGGCCCACGCGGTCGTGGCCTGCAGCGAGGAGCACTTCCGCCACGACGACCTGTCCGAGCAGCATCTGTACTGGGGCGCCAAGATCCGCGGGGGCGACCCGCATCCTTCAGACGAGGGAACGCTGCTGCGGTGCGCGAGGAACGCTCTGCAGAGGGAGGGTGTATGCGACGAGGGCAAATGGCCCTACAATCCCGTGCCGCTGCCGGGGAACGAGTCGCAGGAGATCGCCGGCGTTCACCCGTCGGCGGCGGCGGCGGCGGACGGAAGAGGGAGGCTTCACTCGGCGGCGGTTTACCAGGACGTCGCGGCCCGTTCGGCCGGGAAGGCGCGCCTGCTGCTGGCGGAAGTCGAGCGGGGCGCGGTGGCGGTCTCGCTTCCCGTGTTCTTCGATCCGCTGACTCAGGTGAGCAACTGGGGCTGGTCACAGGCGCTGCGGTATGGGCACGTACTGGACCCGACCCAGTTTTCGGTCGTCGGTGGGGGGCATGCGGTCTGCGTCTGCGGGTTCATGCCGTCCGAGGCCGCGCCTGGTGGCGGCTGGTTCGTGTTCAAGAACAGTTGGAGCACACTAAGGTGGAGCGACCAGAAGGAGTCAGCGCCGGAGGGCCACCCCAGAGTTCCGGCGGGCTACGGGTATCTTTCCGCGAGCTACGTCGACAAGTTCCTCTGGGAACTCCTGCGTCTGTAG
- a CDS encoding PQQ-dependent sugar dehydrogenase, with product MRKMVVAGIPILAFAAACAPEGGKAADASLVQTAEAQACTPLPTGTANAPDQRPASAGQTRACGVRSNAAFNVTVVARGLTKPWAVEPLPGGTFLVTEKPGRMRIVSANGQIGAPLAGLPEVDPRGQGGLLDVALSPRFATDRTVFWTFTEPREGGNGTSVARGVLSADRTRLEQVRVILHTRPTYQNNMHFGSRLAFGPDGMLYVTMGERSDRNTRPQAQELGSHLGKTLRITPNGAPAPGNPFIGRAGALPEIWSTGHRNIQASAFDAQGNFWTIEHGTRGGDELNRVQKGKNYGWPIVAYGIEYNGSPITSALGAATTQRPGTEQPVYYWDPVIAPSGAQVYTGSAFPAWRSSLFVGALREMRLVRLTLANGRVTGEEHLLTDRRQRIRDVRQGPDGALYLVTDAENGELLRIAPRR from the coding sequence ATGCGCAAGATGGTCGTAGCTGGGATACCGATTCTCGCATTCGCGGCGGCCTGCGCTCCCGAGGGCGGCAAGGCGGCGGACGCCTCGCTCGTCCAGACGGCGGAGGCGCAGGCGTGCACGCCGCTCCCCACGGGCACCGCGAACGCGCCCGACCAGCGTCCGGCCTCCGCGGGGCAGACGCGGGCGTGCGGCGTGAGGTCGAACGCCGCCTTCAACGTGACCGTGGTGGCGCGCGGGCTCACCAAGCCGTGGGCCGTCGAGCCGCTTCCCGGAGGGACCTTTCTCGTGACGGAGAAGCCGGGGCGGATGCGCATCGTCTCCGCGAACGGGCAGATCGGGGCGCCGCTGGCGGGGCTTCCCGAGGTGGATCCGCGCGGGCAGGGCGGGCTGCTGGACGTGGCGCTGAGCCCGCGCTTCGCCACCGACCGCACCGTCTTCTGGACCTTCACGGAGCCGCGGGAGGGCGGCAACGGCACCAGCGTCGCGCGCGGCGTGCTCTCGGCGGACCGCACGCGGCTGGAGCAGGTGCGGGTGATTCTGCACACGCGGCCGACGTACCAGAACAACATGCACTTCGGCTCCCGCCTCGCCTTCGGGCCGGACGGGATGCTGTACGTCACCATGGGCGAGCGCTCCGACCGCAACACGAGGCCGCAGGCGCAGGAGCTGGGGAGCCACTTGGGGAAGACGCTGCGCATCACCCCGAACGGCGCGCCGGCGCCGGGAAACCCGTTCATCGGGCGGGCGGGTGCGCTCCCGGAGATCTGGTCGACCGGCCACCGCAACATCCAGGCGTCCGCCTTCGACGCGCAGGGCAACTTCTGGACGATCGAGCACGGCACGCGCGGCGGCGACGAGCTGAACCGGGTGCAGAAGGGGAAGAACTACGGCTGGCCCATCGTGGCGTACGGCATCGAGTACAACGGCTCGCCCATCACCTCCGCGCTCGGCGCCGCGACCACGCAGCGCCCGGGCACCGAACAGCCCGTCTACTACTGGGACCCGGTGATCGCCCCGTCCGGTGCGCAGGTCTACACGGGGAGCGCGTTCCCGGCGTGGCGCAGCAGCCTCTTCGTGGGCGCGCTGCGGGAGATGCGCCTCGTCCGCCTGACGCTCGCCAACGGGCGCGTGACGGGCGAGGAGCACCTCCTCACCGACCGCAGGCAGCGCATCCGCGACGTGCGCCAGGGGCCGGACGGCGCACTCTACCTGGTCACCGACGCCGAGAACGGCGAGCTGCTGAGGATCGCGCCGCGCAGGTAA
- a CDS encoding DUF488 domain-containing protein: protein MTPVATIGYEDATVKRFLAALRDAEVELVVDVRALASSRRPGFAKTALAANLSGAGIEYLHLRGLGTPAEGRAAARAGRHDEMRTVFAEHLATPAAQADLETLATLVTSGRRVCLLCLEADPTHCHRSLVADALAERVPVEVTHLRVEDE from the coding sequence ATGACGCCGGTCGCCACCATCGGCTACGAAGACGCGACGGTCAAGCGGTTCCTCGCGGCGCTGCGGGATGCGGAGGTGGAGCTCGTCGTGGACGTGCGCGCCCTGGCCAGCTCGCGGAGGCCTGGGTTCGCCAAGACCGCGCTCGCCGCGAACCTGTCGGGCGCCGGCATCGAGTACCTCCACCTGCGCGGCCTCGGGACGCCGGCAGAAGGACGCGCCGCCGCCCGCGCGGGACGGCACGACGAGATGCGCACCGTCTTCGCGGAGCACCTCGCCACTCCCGCCGCGCAGGCCGACCTCGAAACGCTGGCCACGCTCGTGACCTCCGGCCGCCGCGTCTGCCTGCTCTGCCTGGAAGCCGACCCCACCCACTGCCACCGCAGCCTCGTCGCCGACGCGCTCGCGGAGCGTGTGCCGGTGGAGGTCACGCACCTGCGGGTGGAAGACGAATAG
- a CDS encoding glycosyltransferase family 39 protein: MPDTPPAPQKTRRKPRAWQIALGLAALNLALVLLALEPTPYTGGDNGAYYALARSLAEGRGYLELWDPARRPHAQYPPVFPAILAAGMMMGVSSWAGFKLIVALFAAAAVALSYLWVRRTSTPGVALASGVLLALCPGVILNAHYELSDVPFWAFTMLALWGFSHLDSRPAVAPEGRRTGEAGWVAVAIVGAGLAHFTRSAGLPLLVAAAVWLAATRRWKALAALAATLGPAIILWGVRGARLGSPGYLGAFRYVNPYQPALGTVGPLDLLQRIPDNGGRYLGTLEGVVLLGTPGAGFLFGCVVTALAIAGWARAARRPGVAELWVPMYVGLLLLWPPTWAGDRFLIPFLPLALRYAGEAVRDLAARWSTARWPAALAAAAMGAAMLPSLVDEVQIGASCRAAAVAGRTYACIKQPWRDFFILARDLRGRLPAGSAVINRKPTLFYAISGYPGRVYPLAVAPPDTFFRAAREVNASYVVVDQIEDLAPFYLHPVLLEHRDDFCVVGAVSRENAALARIVPGGPPRAADAPPNAFRPCGILPER, from the coding sequence GTGCCCGACACGCCGCCCGCGCCCCAAAAGACGAGGCGGAAGCCTCGCGCGTGGCAGATTGCGCTCGGGCTGGCGGCGCTCAACCTGGCGCTGGTGCTGCTCGCGCTCGAGCCCACGCCGTACACCGGGGGCGACAACGGCGCATACTACGCCCTGGCGCGCTCGCTGGCCGAAGGCCGTGGATACCTGGAGCTGTGGGACCCCGCGCGCCGGCCGCACGCGCAGTATCCTCCGGTCTTCCCCGCCATCCTCGCCGCGGGGATGATGATGGGGGTGAGCTCGTGGGCCGGGTTCAAGCTGATCGTGGCGCTGTTCGCGGCCGCCGCGGTCGCGCTCTCGTACCTTTGGGTGCGGCGCACCAGCACGCCCGGCGTGGCGCTCGCGTCCGGGGTGCTGCTGGCGCTCTGCCCGGGGGTGATCCTCAACGCGCACTACGAGCTGTCGGACGTGCCGTTCTGGGCGTTCACCATGCTCGCGCTGTGGGGGTTTTCGCACCTGGACTCCCGCCCGGCCGTCGCGCCCGAGGGGAGGCGGACGGGCGAAGCGGGGTGGGTGGCGGTGGCGATCGTGGGGGCGGGGCTGGCGCACTTCACCCGCTCCGCCGGTCTGCCGCTGCTGGTCGCCGCGGCCGTGTGGCTGGCGGCGACGCGGCGGTGGAAGGCGCTCGCGGCACTCGCGGCCACCCTAGGTCCCGCCATCATCCTGTGGGGGGTGCGCGGCGCGCGGCTGGGTTCGCCCGGCTACCTGGGAGCGTTCCGGTACGTGAATCCGTACCAGCCCGCGCTCGGCACCGTCGGGCCGCTGGACCTGCTCCAGCGCATCCCGGACAACGGCGGGCGGTACCTCGGTACCCTCGAGGGCGTCGTCCTCCTGGGCACACCCGGCGCGGGATTCCTGTTCGGATGCGTCGTGACGGCGCTCGCCATCGCGGGGTGGGCGCGGGCGGCGCGGCGTCCGGGAGTGGCCGAGCTGTGGGTGCCGATGTACGTCGGCCTCCTGCTCCTGTGGCCGCCCACCTGGGCAGGCGACCGCTTCCTGATCCCCTTTCTGCCGCTGGCGCTGCGCTACGCCGGCGAGGCGGTTCGTGACCTCGCGGCGCGATGGAGCACGGCGCGCTGGCCCGCCGCCCTCGCGGCGGCCGCGATGGGCGCGGCGATGCTCCCTTCGCTCGTCGATGAGGTGCAGATCGGGGCATCGTGCCGGGCGGCGGCGGTGGCGGGGCGAACGTACGCGTGCATCAAGCAGCCGTGGCGCGACTTCTTCATCCTCGCCCGCGACCTGCGCGGGAGGCTGCCGGCGGGCTCGGCCGTCATCAACCGCAAGCCGACTCTGTTCTACGCCATCTCAGGCTACCCGGGGCGCGTGTACCCGCTGGCCGTGGCACCGCCCGACACCTTTTTCCGCGCCGCGCGTGAGGTGAACGCGTCGTACGTGGTGGTCGACCAGATCGAGGACCTCGCGCCCTTTTACCTGCATCCGGTCCTGCTGGAGCACCGCGACGACTTCTGCGTCGTGGGCGCGGTGTCGCGCGAGAACGCGGCGCTCGCCCGCATCGTGCCCGGCGGGCCGCCCCGCGCCGCCGATGCGCCGCCCAACGCATTCCGCCCCTGCGGCATCCTCCCCGAGCGATGA
- a CDS encoding glycosyltransferase family 2 protein: MSEILLSVVVPVYNEAGAVRASLERLRAVPLHMEVICVDDASTDGSQEILAELQRDGVIDILVTHPRNRGKGAAVRSGFERARGDVVVIHDADLEYDPFELPRLLEPIADGRADAVFGSRFLGSPRRVLYFWHRVGNGLVTLLSNMLTDLNLTDVETCYKMARTDLLRSLPLRSTRFGIEVELTARLAQSRARIYEVPISYAGRTYSEGKKIDWKDGVAAVWHILRFNLSRAGTPVYASPGGPAHRLAHPRAQAGVSGRDRGTP; this comes from the coding sequence GTGAGCGAGATCCTCCTCTCCGTCGTCGTCCCCGTGTACAACGAGGCGGGCGCGGTGCGCGCATCGCTGGAGCGCCTCCGCGCCGTGCCGCTCCACATGGAGGTGATCTGCGTGGACGACGCATCCACGGACGGCTCGCAGGAGATCCTGGCGGAGCTGCAGCGCGATGGGGTGATCGACATCCTCGTCACGCACCCGCGCAACCGCGGCAAGGGCGCGGCCGTGCGGTCGGGCTTCGAGCGGGCGCGAGGCGACGTGGTGGTCATCCACGACGCGGACCTGGAGTACGACCCCTTCGAGCTCCCGCGCCTCCTGGAGCCCATCGCGGACGGACGCGCCGACGCGGTGTTCGGGAGCCGCTTCCTGGGGAGCCCGCGCCGGGTGCTCTACTTCTGGCACCGCGTTGGGAACGGGCTCGTGACGCTCCTCTCCAACATGCTCACGGACCTGAACCTCACCGACGTGGAGACGTGCTACAAGATGGCGCGCACGGACCTGCTGCGGAGCCTCCCGCTCCGCTCCACCCGCTTCGGAATCGAGGTGGAGCTGACGGCGCGCCTCGCGCAGTCGCGGGCGCGCATCTACGAGGTGCCCATCAGCTACGCCGGGCGCACCTACTCGGAGGGGAAGAAGATCGATTGGAAAGACGGAGTCGCCGCGGTCTGGCACATCCTGCGCTTCAACCTCTCGCGTGCGGGGACGCCTGTGTACGCCTCGCCGGGAGGGCCGGCGCATCGCCTTGCCCACCCCCGCGCGCAAGCCGGGGTGTCCGGGCGTGACAGGGGTACCCCGTAG
- a CDS encoding class I SAM-dependent methyltransferase, whose product MSDTAPNDASTGFRYASAELDSMAEAKNYYRWIASRFAPHLGSHAVEVGAGIGTFSQHLLRAAPHARLTLVEPAENNFGVLRERMAGEARVRVRHGYLDADAPESGASSVVAVNVLEHVENDGAFLRAARRVLAPGGRLLLFVPALPAIYGTLDAAFEHFRRYTRSTLRQKVTEAGFGVDELHYVNLPGVLAWWASGVLLRKRTVTPRDARLYDRWAIPLIRAVESRWHPPLGQSLLLVATRREEP is encoded by the coding sequence ATGAGCGACACGGCGCCGAACGACGCATCGACCGGCTTCCGCTACGCGAGCGCCGAGCTGGACTCCATGGCGGAGGCAAAGAACTACTACCGGTGGATCGCGTCCCGCTTCGCGCCCCACCTGGGAAGCCACGCCGTGGAGGTGGGCGCGGGGATCGGCACCTTTTCCCAGCACCTGCTGCGCGCGGCCCCGCACGCCCGCCTCACGCTGGTGGAGCCGGCGGAGAACAACTTCGGCGTGCTGCGCGAGCGGATGGCGGGGGAGGCGCGCGTGCGCGTGCGGCACGGCTACCTGGACGCGGATGCGCCCGAGAGCGGCGCCAGCAGCGTGGTGGCCGTCAACGTGCTGGAACACGTGGAGAACGACGGCGCCTTCCTTCGCGCCGCGCGCCGCGTGCTGGCGCCGGGCGGGCGGCTCCTCCTTTTCGTCCCCGCGCTCCCCGCCATCTACGGCACGCTGGACGCGGCGTTCGAGCACTTCCGCCGCTACACGCGCTCCACGCTCCGCCAGAAGGTGACCGAAGCGGGGTTCGGCGTGGACGAGCTGCACTACGTCAATCTACCCGGTGTGCTGGCGTGGTGGGCCAGCGGCGTTCTCCTGCGCAAGCGCACCGTCACCCCCCGCGACGCACGCCTGTACGACCGATGGGCAATCCCGCTGATCCGCGCGGTGGAAAGCCGCTGGCATCCGCCGCTGGGGCAGAGCCTGCTCCTGGTGGCGACGCGCAGGGAGGAGCCGTGA
- a CDS encoding GAF domain-containing protein translates to MSTVSLSPRDVQKIDEFNNHQKDRLRTQQRHLPWYEYGGSMALGIGGLLVGLALESKNSTQTVLMVALSVILFVVALYTHLAKFGIQRELQQLGELSLLDAPVQVLQLQGQVSELRHHRNSLEAWGALQHSTSQEVLQFVRQVNASLAAPNAASQQTHLETLQEIHAEFQSIAARVAQRLADKRFELFGFAGNDELFFFDILELRGEELHVIGRSKHPDAIEHRRVWRVGEGHVGYAVQRGKTVLINYDKDPRPDLDDQKRSSDEVQFRCRIAAPIPAADDRPHRAHGAICVSSNVGERLTDDHHALCANLALSLAGLFYAKEVIGKRVTGASGSG, encoded by the coding sequence ATGAGCACTGTTTCTCTTTCCCCTCGTGACGTTCAAAAGATCGATGAATTCAACAACCATCAAAAGGACCGGCTACGCACGCAGCAAAGACATCTGCCCTGGTATGAGTACGGCGGAAGCATGGCTCTTGGCATTGGAGGTCTATTAGTCGGGCTGGCTTTGGAATCGAAAAATTCCACACAGACTGTCTTGATGGTTGCACTCTCAGTTATCCTGTTCGTTGTGGCCCTCTATACCCATTTGGCCAAGTTCGGAATTCAGCGCGAACTCCAGCAGCTTGGAGAACTCTCTCTGCTCGACGCGCCGGTGCAAGTACTTCAGCTTCAGGGACAGGTAAGCGAGCTGCGACACCATCGAAACAGCTTGGAGGCGTGGGGAGCGCTACAGCATTCTACCAGCCAAGAGGTTCTCCAGTTCGTTCGCCAAGTGAACGCTAGTCTCGCCGCCCCGAATGCCGCCTCGCAGCAAACCCATCTCGAAACCCTCCAAGAGATCCACGCGGAGTTTCAAAGTATCGCCGCCCGTGTTGCACAGCGCCTAGCCGACAAGCGGTTCGAGCTATTTGGGTTCGCGGGCAACGACGAACTCTTCTTCTTCGACATCTTAGAACTGCGTGGGGAAGAGCTTCACGTGATCGGGCGGAGCAAGCACCCAGACGCTATCGAACACCGCAGAGTTTGGAGGGTCGGCGAAGGACACGTTGGCTACGCGGTGCAACGAGGCAAAACGGTCCTGATCAACTATGACAAAGATCCGCGTCCGGACCTTGATGATCAGAAACGGTCGAGCGATGAGGTGCAGTTCCGATGCCGGATCGCTGCCCCCATCCCAGCTGCGGATGACCGCCCGCACCGCGCACATGGCGCGATCTGCGTCTCTTCGAACGTCGGCGAGCGTCTGACCGACGATCACCACGCCCTGTGCGCAAATCTCGCGTTGTCACTCGCAGGCCTCTTCTACGCAAAAGAGGTAATCGGAAAGCGAGTCACTGGCGCTAGCGGTTCTGGATGA